Proteins encoded together in one Corallococcus soli window:
- a CDS encoding Tox-REase-5 domain-containing protein, with product MVASPVRPTGVPHGGTSSGIQADAWEKLLTDAGLEERDARPLPGGALTPTQATRLLSVLLGKPVTLGTFPARMAVGHLLREVLADGEVSRDTLLRRVDRFRRVAVLRPDGHLAWVWTGRTQQKAGALKWKDGTFRAGPFELGRFYVSNGFVIELADAQLAPVHGPVFVEVYDDADFISRTLDGAEAAFVKLALALGQFLTSPRDSIAALKDLPAGVVALIASSPEYFERFRYMTRGEQVQAVAELTTSLLVTKGTATSATRTVTGALAGAEATVPVLSLSAQGALTLERVAVPVGRAASALSGGPGAAILLQRANTATPPAGPGQWGPARESMSERARRYQEQISGHSADEAYWVGGVGKDSGGLKFDGFADGVLLEAKGPGYANKFLDNLSPRVWFQKSGAKALVEQAQRQLARAPPDVPIRWHVAELKTTEAIRELFRLNGVEGIDVVFTPPIP from the coding sequence GTGGTCGCGAGTCCCGTTCGCCCGACCGGGGTTCCTCACGGCGGCACCAGCTCCGGCATTCAGGCGGATGCCTGGGAGAAGTTGCTGACGGACGCGGGGCTGGAGGAACGGGATGCGCGGCCCCTGCCAGGAGGTGCCCTCACGCCCACGCAGGCGACGCGGCTCCTGTCGGTGTTGCTGGGCAAGCCGGTGACGCTTGGCACCTTCCCCGCGCGCATGGCCGTGGGCCACCTGCTGCGCGAGGTGCTGGCGGACGGGGAGGTGTCCCGGGACACGCTGCTGCGGCGGGTGGACCGCTTCCGCCGGGTGGCGGTGCTGCGGCCGGATGGGCACCTGGCCTGGGTGTGGACCGGACGCACGCAGCAGAAGGCCGGCGCCCTGAAATGGAAGGACGGCACGTTCCGGGCGGGCCCATTCGAGCTGGGCCGGTTCTACGTGAGCAACGGCTTCGTCATCGAACTGGCGGATGCGCAGTTGGCGCCCGTGCACGGCCCGGTGTTCGTCGAGGTGTACGACGACGCGGACTTCATCAGCCGGACCCTGGACGGAGCCGAGGCGGCGTTCGTGAAGCTGGCGCTCGCGCTGGGCCAGTTCCTCACCTCTCCTCGGGACAGCATCGCCGCGTTGAAGGACCTGCCTGCGGGAGTGGTCGCGCTCATCGCGTCATCGCCCGAATACTTCGAGCGCTTCCGGTACATGACGCGCGGCGAGCAGGTGCAGGCCGTGGCGGAGTTGACGACGAGCCTCCTCGTGACGAAGGGCACCGCGACCTCCGCGACGCGCACGGTGACAGGCGCGCTGGCGGGTGCGGAGGCCACGGTGCCGGTGCTGTCGCTGTCCGCACAGGGGGCGCTCACGCTCGAACGCGTCGCTGTTCCCGTCGGACGGGCTGCATCGGCGCTGAGCGGCGGGCCCGGGGCGGCCATCCTGCTTCAGCGGGCCAACACGGCCACTCCTCCGGCCGGGCCCGGGCAGTGGGGGCCTGCCCGGGAGTCCATGTCGGAGCGTGCCCGGCGCTACCAGGAGCAGATCTCGGGTCACTCCGCCGACGAAGCCTATTGGGTGGGGGGCGTGGGCAAGGACAGCGGTGGGTTGAAGTTCGACGGTTTCGCGGACGGTGTGCTACTGGAAGCCAAGGGGCCGGGTTACGCGAACAAGTTCCTCGACAACCTTTCGCCCAGGGTCTGGTTCCAGAAGTCGGGTGCGAAGGCCCTCGTCGAGCAAGCACAGCGGCAACTGGCGAGAGCGCCCCCGGATGTGCCCATCCGATGGCATGTCGCCGAGCTGAAGACGACCGAGGCCATCAGGGAGTTGTTCAGGCTCAATGGCGTCGAGGGGATTGATGTTGTCTTCACCCCTCCCATCCCGTGA
- a CDS encoding immunity 52 family protein produces the protein MNETYHVGSYWGPRKETPEACALRLGVFLTGLRDVDPSFTQWFQTGRSRKAALTRPIGLEPAELERLVRRGKDRVVEEIGFRVDGWNGVEDDHDASGFLVTCGSHAARVSNACAVTLPSRGPNANRVVTAQVLAGLLRAAAVAWEPVWGIATSQAHRKLLDERGVRGAPRLGWVTYLEGHRGVVPPLPAPVRIENVEGRGALITLTPERFTVANPEHMALAERVGELLAGAGLMQPVSP, from the coding sequence ATGAATGAGACCTACCATGTCGGAAGCTATTGGGGCCCCAGGAAGGAAACGCCGGAAGCGTGCGCCCTTCGACTGGGCGTTTTTCTCACGGGCTTGCGCGATGTCGACCCCTCATTCACCCAATGGTTTCAGACGGGGAGGTCGCGCAAGGCCGCGCTGACACGTCCCATCGGGCTGGAGCCGGCGGAGCTTGAGAGGCTGGTTCGCCGTGGCAAGGACCGTGTCGTGGAGGAGATTGGTTTTCGAGTGGATGGCTGGAATGGTGTGGAGGATGACCATGATGCAAGCGGCTTCCTTGTGACCTGTGGCAGCCATGCGGCAAGGGTGAGCAATGCCTGTGCAGTCACGCTTCCGAGCAGAGGGCCCAATGCGAACCGGGTAGTGACTGCTCAGGTGCTGGCCGGGCTGTTGCGTGCTGCTGCTGTCGCGTGGGAGCCAGTTTGGGGCATTGCTACGTCACAGGCTCATCGAAAGTTGCTGGACGAGCGTGGCGTCAGGGGCGCCCCGCGCCTTGGATGGGTGACGTACCTTGAGGGGCATCGAGGTGTGGTGCCTCCGCTTCCTGCTCCTGTTCGCATCGAGAATGTCGAGGGGCGGGGAGCACTGATCACCTTGACCCCCGAGCGCTTTACAGTCGCGAACCCTGAGCACATGGCTTTGGCCGAGCGGGTAGGAGAGCTGCTGGCCGGAGCGGGGCTCATGCAGCCCGTTTCGCCCTGA
- a CDS encoding Tox-REase-5 domain-containing protein produces MKVASPVRPTGVPHGGTSSGIQADAWEKLLTDAGLEERDARPLPGGALTPTQATRLLSVLLGKSVTLGTFPARMAVGHLLREVLADGEVSRDTLLRRVDRFRRVAVLRPDGHLAWVWTGRTQQKAGALKWKDGTFRAGPFELGRFYVSNGFVIELADAQLAPVHGPVFVEVYDDADFISRTLDGAEAAFVKLALALGQFLTSPRDSIAALKDLPAGVVALIASSPEYFERFRYMTRGEQVQAVAELTTSLLVTKGTATAATRTVTGALAGAEATVPVLSLSAQGALTLERVAVPVGRAASALSGGPGAAILLQRANTATPPAGPGKWGPAEESMSARARRYQEQISEHPADEAYWVGGVGKNSGGVKFDGFRDGVLLEAKGPGYARFFEELDPKGWFSHSGARALVEQARRQSEKVRNLGVPIQWHVAEQQAADAIRTLLMRNRINGVQVVYTPAL; encoded by the coding sequence ATGAAGGTCGCGAGTCCCGTTCGCCCGACCGGGGTTCCTCACGGCGGCACCAGCTCCGGCATTCAGGCGGATGCCTGGGAGAAGTTGCTGACGGACGCGGGGCTGGAGGAACGGGATGCGCGGCCCCTGCCAGGAGGTGCCCTCACGCCCACGCAGGCGACGCGGCTCCTGTCGGTGTTGCTGGGCAAGTCGGTGACGCTTGGCACCTTCCCCGCGCGCATGGCCGTGGGCCACCTGCTGCGCGAGGTGCTGGCGGACGGGGAGGTGTCCCGGGACACGCTGCTGCGGCGGGTGGACCGCTTCCGCCGGGTGGCGGTGCTGCGGCCGGATGGGCACCTGGCCTGGGTGTGGACCGGACGCACGCAGCAGAAGGCCGGCGCCCTGAAATGGAAGGACGGCACGTTCCGGGCGGGCCCATTCGAGCTGGGCCGCTTCTACGTGAGCAACGGCTTCGTCATCGAGCTGGCGGATGCGCAATTGGCGCCCGTGCACGGCCCGGTGTTCGTCGAGGTGTACGACGACGCGGACTTCATCAGCCGGACGCTGGACGGAGCCGAGGCGGCGTTCGTGAAGCTGGCGCTCGCGCTGGGCCAGTTCCTCACCTCTCCTCGGGACAGCATCGCCGCGTTGAAGGACCTGCCCGCGGGAGTGGTCGCGCTCATCGCGTCATCGCCCGAATACTTCGAGCGCTTCCGGTACATGACGCGCGGCGAGCAGGTGCAGGCCGTGGCGGAGCTGACGACGAGCCTCCTCGTGACGAAGGGCACCGCGACCGCCGCGACGCGCACGGTGACAGGCGCGCTGGCGGGTGCGGAGGCCACGGTGCCGGTGCTGTCGCTGTCCGCGCAAGGAGCACTCACGCTTGAACGCGTCGCTGTTCCCGTCGGACGGGCTGCATCGGCGCTGAGCGGCGGGCCCGGGGCGGCCATCCTGCTTCAGCGGGCCAACACGGCCACTCCTCCGGCCGGGCCTGGCAAATGGGGGCCTGCCGAGGAGTCGATGTCCGCGCGTGCCCGGCGCTACCAGGAGCAGATCTCGGAGCACCCGGCGGATGAGGCCTACTGGGTGGGAGGCGTGGGCAAGAACAGTGGCGGCGTGAAGTTCGACGGGTTCAGGGACGGCGTTCTACTGGAGGCGAAGGGGCCCGGGTATGCCAGATTCTTCGAGGAACTGGACCCGAAAGGGTGGTTTAGCCATTCAGGGGCCAGAGCTCTTGTTGAGCAAGCAAGGCGGCAGAGCGAGAAGGTCAGAAACCTGGGCGTTCCCATCCAATGGCATGTCGCGGAGCAGCAGGCGGCGGATGCCATCCGGACGCTGTTGATGCGCAATCGAATCAATGGAGTTCAAGTCGTCTACACACCGGCGCTTTGA
- a CDS encoding immunity 52 family protein — translation MEFKSSTHRRFEGNIVTAKPEPRTYPETYYAGAYWGPRRETAEECAMRTANFLDLLASCDPSLAHWYKPVRSLKDVRKHPLMPPEVPTLAELFRRGVNRERGGPVIEQLGYSLWFGNGGTGGDSVDLRITCGDYSGANPNSCVMPLPRKGPDVARLLTVPVLTAVLRSMIHSWEPDWAFATSDAYEGTYPESDTSSFSLGWITYLSREQGAVPPLPAPVRIEPVEDRGTLIILTPERFTVAAPQHLALARDVRGLLASAGLLRPAAP, via the coding sequence ATGGAGTTCAAGTCGTCTACACACCGGCGCTTTGAGGGAAACATCGTGACCGCGAAGCCAGAGCCCAGGACCTACCCTGAGACCTACTACGCTGGTGCCTACTGGGGACCCCGCAGGGAAACAGCCGAGGAATGCGCCATGCGCACGGCGAACTTCCTGGATCTCCTGGCGTCATGCGATCCGTCCCTGGCCCATTGGTACAAACCAGTCCGGTCACTCAAGGACGTACGCAAACATCCCTTGATGCCGCCCGAAGTACCCACCCTTGCTGAGTTGTTCCGGCGAGGCGTCAACCGGGAGCGAGGAGGACCGGTCATCGAGCAACTTGGCTATAGCCTCTGGTTCGGCAATGGGGGCACGGGTGGGGACAGCGTGGACTTGCGCATCACCTGCGGGGATTACAGCGGCGCCAACCCGAACTCCTGCGTGATGCCTCTGCCTCGAAAAGGACCCGACGTGGCGCGGCTCCTCACGGTCCCTGTATTGACTGCTGTATTGCGCAGCATGATCCATTCATGGGAGCCGGATTGGGCATTTGCGACGTCGGACGCCTACGAGGGCACCTATCCCGAGTCCGATACTTCGTCCTTCTCCTTGGGTTGGATCACCTATCTCTCTCGTGAACAAGGCGCCGTGCCGCCGCTTCCAGCCCCTGTGCGCATCGAGCCCGTGGAGGACAGGGGGACGCTGATCATCCTGACCCCCGAGCGCTTCACGGTGGCAGCTCCCCAGCACCTCGCGCTGGCGCGCGACGTGCGCGGACTGCTGGCCAGTGCTGGGCTCCTGCGGCCCGCCGCGCCCTGA
- the gor gene encoding glutathione-disulfide reductase, with translation MAGYDFDLFTVGAGSGGVAASRRAGASGARVAICEEGRVGGTCVLRGCVPKKLLVYAAHHRYDFEDAAGYGWAVKEPALDWKRLQAMKAKELDRLTGIYGRLLRDAGVTLVEGRGRVVDAHTVEVAGRRYTAERILVATGGRPFLPRVPGIEHALTSEQALELPELPRRVAVVGGGYIGVEFAGIFAALGVKVTMLIRGDTVLRGFDNDVRAALTQEMRKKAVDIRPETFVEDIEKRADGTLSLMTRMGDTLEVDAVLYSTGRVANTEGLGLEEAGVKLDARGAVVVDAQSRSSVESIYAVGDVTDRLNLTPVAIAEGRAMVETLYRNNPVTMDHANVPSAVFSQPPVGTVGLTEREAMERHGQVDVYVSSFRPMKHTLTGRDERTMMKVVVERGTDRVLGFHMVGADAPEIIQGLAVALKCGVTKKQLDGTVGIHPTAAEEFVTMRDKRPDPSESATVLELGHTKSPEPPGPPRG, from the coding sequence ATGGCGGGCTACGACTTCGATTTGTTCACGGTGGGCGCGGGTTCAGGTGGCGTGGCGGCCAGCAGGCGCGCGGGGGCGTCCGGGGCGCGGGTGGCCATCTGCGAGGAGGGGCGCGTGGGCGGCACCTGCGTGCTGCGCGGGTGCGTGCCCAAGAAGCTGCTCGTGTACGCGGCGCACCACCGCTACGACTTCGAGGACGCGGCCGGCTACGGCTGGGCGGTGAAGGAGCCCGCGCTGGACTGGAAGCGGCTCCAGGCGATGAAGGCGAAGGAACTGGACCGGCTGACGGGCATCTACGGGCGGCTGCTGCGCGACGCGGGGGTGACGCTGGTGGAGGGCCGGGGCCGGGTGGTGGACGCGCACACGGTGGAGGTCGCGGGCAGGCGCTACACGGCGGAGCGCATCCTGGTGGCGACGGGCGGGCGGCCCTTCCTGCCGCGGGTGCCGGGCATCGAGCACGCGCTCACGTCCGAGCAGGCGCTGGAGCTGCCGGAGCTGCCCCGGAGGGTGGCGGTGGTGGGGGGCGGCTACATCGGCGTGGAGTTCGCGGGCATCTTCGCGGCGCTGGGCGTGAAGGTGACCATGCTCATCCGGGGCGACACGGTGCTGCGCGGCTTCGACAACGACGTGCGGGCGGCGCTGACGCAGGAGATGCGCAAGAAGGCCGTGGACATCCGGCCGGAGACCTTCGTTGAGGACATCGAGAAGCGCGCGGACGGCACGCTCAGCCTGATGACGCGCATGGGGGACACGCTGGAGGTGGACGCGGTGCTGTACTCCACCGGGCGCGTGGCCAACACGGAGGGGCTGGGGCTGGAGGAGGCGGGAGTGAAGCTGGACGCGCGAGGGGCGGTGGTGGTGGACGCGCAGTCCCGCTCCTCGGTGGAGAGCATCTACGCGGTGGGGGACGTCACCGACCGGCTCAACCTCACGCCGGTGGCCATCGCGGAGGGGCGGGCGATGGTGGAGACGCTGTACCGGAACAACCCGGTGACGATGGACCACGCGAACGTCCCCTCCGCGGTGTTCAGCCAGCCGCCGGTGGGCACGGTGGGGCTCACGGAGCGGGAGGCCATGGAGCGGCACGGCCAGGTGGACGTCTACGTCTCCAGCTTCCGGCCCATGAAGCACACGCTGACGGGCCGCGACGAGCGCACCATGATGAAGGTGGTGGTGGAGCGCGGCACCGACCGCGTGCTGGGATTCCACATGGTGGGCGCGGACGCGCCCGAAATCATCCAGGGGCTCGCGGTGGCGCTGAAGTGCGGGGTGACGAAGAAGCAGCTCGACGGCACGGTGGGCATCCACCCCACGGCGGCGGAGGAGTTCGTCACCATGCGAGACAAGCGGCCGGATCCGTCCGAGAGCGCCACGGTGCTGGAGCTGGGACACACCAAGTCCCCCGAGCCTCCGGGTCCACCGCGCGGGTAG
- a CDS encoding serine/threonine-protein kinase, giving the protein MSHPSSLTSLRTDVPDPDASLSVDPEVVGRRYRILDLLGRGGAGTVWRAQDGLSGLVALKRLHKTMADLARRPGRGTPSVFATQDMALSLAHEFQTLVSLRHPHVIRVLDYGFDGEGRPYLAMDLLEDARTLVEAGTDAPLSTQVGLLVQTLQALAYLHRRGIIHRDLKPGNVLVVRGQVKVLDFGLAVGRDQGRRAHPAGTPGYLAPELFADQPPSEQTDLFGFGAMACQMFFGRLPHGGQVFATPGFPPPLRDVLERLVAPDAHRRPRDAEAVIAALCAATGQPVPAESAATRESFLQSARFVGRVGEREHLTDVLDHALAGRGSAWLIGGESGVGKSRLLDEVRSLALVRGAVVLRGQAVDTGGVPYQEWRAVLRWLPMLTELSDREARVLKPLVPDLDALLGHAVPAAPELDAEMAQLRLHQTVEDLFGRLPQPTVVILEDLHQAHSESLQLFAQLAARAPGWPLLLLASFRDDESPRLPTLLPGTRTLRLPRLDTEEIALLGESMLGAAGRRPDVLELLRRESEGNPFFLVEVVRALAEEAGGLDRLGGRSLPERVWAGGLRALVQRRLEKVPRAARELLDVAALLGRELDLTVLQCAAPGVDVEAWLTDCAAAAVLDVADGRWRFAHDKLRERLLEDLPSASRPALHRRAAQALEAAHPTGHAAALSYHWGQAQDAAREALHARRAGEEALAVGACREALPLLSRALTGAPDATSLAQGQVEALLAEAHFQLGDLEAFRVHAQAALTHFGWPLPTTRVGWMLGTLVQAVERLAQGARPDAYVDDSVRRREARRVAGRLLMRLTDAFIYAQEALPVLWSGLRMLNLCEPAGPSPELARGYTVMAVVAGTVPVHRVADAWVKRAQDVADSVGRPSDVAYVLNRNAVCAVYQARWQDVEAWLGRATSIVDSVGDLRLAEECRALLTVAFCYQGQFARGLPLMDWLEASAVRRGAVQTQHWAMHYRAHILLRLGEHARARVALEPALAWTEAHGGATDRIIVDGTLALLCLREGDAAGARAAAEKALVRLSAGKPVAHFVYFGAIAVAEVLLGLWARETPGPGLQALTHSARAALKAVEGFARVFPFGEPAAWLWRGSEAWLAGRHRKALRAWRRCIAEATRRQMPYEAARARLEWARHLPGDAPERAELLRLAVEDFTRLEARDDLARALAEQARPGGADGMVRGMVKVATR; this is encoded by the coding sequence ATGTCACACCCCTCCAGCCTGACATCCCTCCGCACGGACGTGCCGGACCCCGACGCGTCCCTGTCCGTGGATCCGGAGGTGGTGGGGCGCCGCTACCGCATCCTGGACCTGCTGGGCCGGGGTGGCGCGGGCACGGTGTGGCGCGCCCAGGACGGGCTGTCCGGGCTGGTGGCCCTCAAGCGGCTGCACAAGACGATGGCGGACCTGGCGCGCCGGCCCGGACGGGGGACGCCCTCCGTCTTCGCCACCCAGGACATGGCGCTGTCGCTGGCCCACGAGTTCCAGACGCTGGTGTCCCTGCGCCACCCGCACGTCATCCGCGTGCTGGACTACGGCTTCGACGGCGAGGGCCGGCCCTACCTGGCCATGGACCTGCTGGAGGACGCGCGCACGCTGGTGGAGGCCGGCACGGACGCGCCGCTGTCCACGCAGGTGGGCCTGCTGGTGCAGACGCTCCAGGCGCTCGCGTACCTGCACCGGCGCGGCATCATCCACCGCGACCTGAAGCCCGGGAACGTGCTGGTGGTGCGCGGGCAGGTGAAGGTGCTGGACTTCGGCCTGGCGGTGGGCCGCGACCAGGGCCGCCGCGCGCACCCGGCCGGCACCCCGGGCTACCTGGCCCCGGAGCTCTTCGCGGACCAGCCCCCGTCCGAACAGACCGACCTCTTCGGCTTCGGCGCCATGGCGTGCCAGATGTTCTTCGGACGGCTGCCCCACGGGGGGCAGGTGTTCGCGACGCCGGGCTTCCCCCCCCCGCTCCGGGACGTGCTGGAGCGGCTGGTGGCCCCGGACGCCCACCGCCGCCCGCGCGACGCGGAGGCCGTCATCGCCGCGCTGTGCGCCGCCACCGGCCAGCCCGTGCCCGCCGAGTCCGCCGCCACGCGCGAGAGCTTCCTCCAGTCCGCGCGCTTCGTGGGCCGGGTGGGGGAGCGCGAGCACCTGACGGACGTGCTCGACCACGCGCTCGCGGGACGGGGCAGCGCGTGGCTCATTGGCGGGGAGAGCGGCGTGGGCAAGTCGCGCCTGCTGGACGAGGTGCGCTCGCTGGCGCTGGTGCGCGGCGCGGTCGTGCTGCGCGGCCAGGCGGTGGACACCGGCGGCGTGCCGTACCAGGAGTGGCGCGCGGTGCTGCGCTGGCTGCCCATGCTCACGGAGCTGTCCGACCGCGAGGCGCGCGTCCTCAAGCCGCTGGTGCCGGACCTGGACGCGCTGCTGGGCCACGCGGTGCCGGCCGCGCCGGAGCTGGACGCGGAGATGGCGCAGCTGCGCCTGCACCAGACCGTGGAGGACCTCTTCGGCCGGCTGCCCCAGCCCACCGTCGTCATCCTGGAGGACCTGCACCAGGCGCACAGCGAATCCCTCCAGCTGTTCGCCCAGCTGGCGGCGCGCGCGCCCGGGTGGCCCCTGCTGCTGCTCGCCAGCTTCCGCGACGACGAGTCCCCCCGGCTCCCCACGCTGCTGCCCGGCACCCGGACCTTGCGGCTGCCGCGGCTGGACACGGAGGAGATCGCCCTTTTGGGCGAGTCCATGCTGGGCGCCGCGGGCCGCCGCCCCGACGTGCTGGAGCTCCTGCGGCGCGAATCCGAGGGCAACCCGTTCTTCCTCGTGGAGGTGGTGCGCGCGCTGGCGGAGGAGGCCGGCGGCCTGGACCGGCTGGGCGGCCGCTCGCTGCCGGAGCGCGTGTGGGCCGGCGGCCTGCGAGCCCTGGTGCAGCGCCGGCTGGAGAAGGTGCCCAGGGCGGCCAGGGAGCTGCTGGACGTGGCGGCGCTGCTCGGCCGGGAGCTGGACCTGACGGTGCTCCAGTGCGCGGCCCCGGGCGTGGACGTGGAGGCGTGGCTCACCGACTGCGCGGCGGCGGCGGTGCTGGACGTGGCAGACGGGCGCTGGCGCTTCGCGCACGACAAGCTGCGGGAGCGGCTGCTGGAGGACCTGCCCTCCGCGTCCAGGCCCGCGCTCCACCGGCGCGCGGCGCAGGCGCTGGAGGCGGCCCACCCCACGGGCCACGCCGCGGCGCTGTCGTACCACTGGGGCCAGGCCCAGGACGCGGCGCGCGAGGCCCTCCACGCGCGGCGCGCGGGCGAGGAGGCCCTGGCGGTGGGCGCGTGCCGCGAGGCGCTGCCCCTGCTGTCCCGGGCGTTGACGGGGGCCCCCGACGCGACGTCGCTGGCGCAGGGGCAGGTGGAGGCGCTGCTGGCGGAGGCGCACTTCCAGTTGGGCGACCTGGAGGCGTTCCGCGTGCACGCGCAAGCGGCGCTCACGCACTTCGGCTGGCCCCTGCCCACGACGCGCGTCGGGTGGATGCTGGGCACGCTGGTGCAGGCGGTGGAGCGGCTGGCGCAGGGCGCGCGGCCGGACGCGTACGTGGATGACTCGGTGCGACGCCGCGAGGCGCGGCGGGTGGCGGGCCGGCTGCTCATGCGGCTCACCGACGCGTTCATCTACGCGCAGGAGGCGCTGCCGGTGCTCTGGAGCGGCCTGCGCATGCTCAACCTGTGCGAGCCCGCGGGGCCCTCGCCGGAGCTGGCGCGCGGCTACACGGTGATGGCGGTGGTGGCGGGCACGGTGCCGGTGCACCGCGTGGCGGACGCGTGGGTGAAGCGGGCGCAGGACGTGGCCGACAGCGTGGGCCGCCCGTCGGACGTGGCCTACGTGCTCAACCGCAACGCGGTGTGCGCGGTGTACCAGGCGCGCTGGCAGGACGTGGAGGCGTGGCTGGGGCGCGCGACGTCCATCGTGGATTCGGTGGGGGACCTGCGGCTGGCGGAGGAGTGCCGCGCGCTGCTCACCGTGGCGTTCTGCTACCAGGGCCAGTTCGCGCGCGGGCTGCCGCTGATGGACTGGCTGGAGGCGTCCGCGGTGCGCCGGGGCGCGGTGCAGACGCAGCACTGGGCCATGCACTACCGCGCGCACATCCTCCTGCGGCTGGGCGAGCACGCGCGGGCCCGCGTCGCGCTGGAGCCGGCGCTGGCGTGGACGGAGGCGCACGGCGGGGCCACCGACCGCATCATCGTGGACGGCACGCTGGCGCTCTTGTGCCTGCGCGAGGGCGACGCGGCGGGCGCGCGCGCGGCGGCGGAGAAGGCGCTGGTGCGGCTGTCGGCGGGCAAGCCGGTGGCGCACTTCGTCTACTTCGGCGCCATCGCGGTGGCGGAGGTGCTGCTGGGCCTGTGGGCGCGCGAGACGCCGGGGCCGGGGTTGCAGGCGCTCACGCACAGCGCCCGCGCGGCGCTGAAGGCGGTGGAGGGCTTCGCCCGGGTGTTCCCCTTTGGCGAGCCCGCCGCGTGGCTGTGGCGCGGCTCCGAGGCGTGGCTGGCGGGCCGGCACCGCAAGGCCTTGCGCGCGTGGAGGCGGTGCATCGCGGAGGCCACGCGGCGCCAGATGCCCTACGAGGCGGCGCGCGCGCGGCTGGAGTGGGCGCGGCACCTGCCCGGGGACGCCCCGGAGCGCGCGGAGCTGCTGCGGCTGGCGGTGGAGGACTTCACCCGGCTGGAGGCGCGCGACGACCTGGCGCGTGCGCTGGCCGAACAGGCGCGGCCCGGGGGAGCGGACGGTATGGTGCGAGGCATGGTCAAGGTGGCGACGCGATGA
- a CDS encoding methyltransferase domain-containing protein, whose amino-acid sequence MMRVEDVALLACPDCRGRLVWHGQNEDARLTEGRLRCGGCGETWEVEEGRARLYREDRVRGTDRLMRHIYDGLPSLHDPLTAVLTPLFQSVSESRMRDAYMRRLELGALKPREDGQPVRVLEVGVGAGANLPRIRGALPPGLAVEVWGLDLSTGMLAQCEKRVGSRRRGQGLEDTRLLLADAHALPFRDATFDRVFHVGGIGGYRQPAVALLEMSRVARPGTPLVVVDEQLDANFRPSLFQRAAFRALTFYTREARSPRALLPLNAEGVIEEQVSPFYYCLTFRVPALEPAVTG is encoded by the coding sequence ATGATGCGAGTGGAGGACGTGGCGCTCCTGGCCTGTCCGGACTGCCGGGGCCGGCTGGTGTGGCACGGGCAGAACGAGGACGCCCGGCTCACCGAGGGCCGGCTGCGCTGCGGCGGCTGCGGCGAGACGTGGGAGGTGGAGGAGGGGCGGGCCCGGCTGTACCGCGAGGATCGCGTGCGCGGCACGGACCGGCTGATGCGCCACATCTACGACGGGCTGCCCTCGCTGCATGATCCGCTGACGGCGGTGCTGACGCCGCTCTTCCAGTCCGTCTCCGAGTCGCGGATGCGCGACGCGTACATGCGCCGGCTGGAGCTGGGCGCGCTCAAGCCGCGCGAGGACGGGCAGCCGGTGCGGGTGCTGGAGGTGGGCGTGGGCGCGGGCGCGAACCTGCCGCGCATCCGGGGCGCGCTGCCGCCGGGCCTGGCGGTGGAGGTGTGGGGCCTGGACCTGAGCACCGGCATGCTGGCGCAGTGTGAGAAGCGCGTGGGCAGCAGGCGCCGGGGCCAGGGGCTGGAGGACACCCGGCTGCTGCTGGCGGACGCGCACGCGCTGCCCTTCCGCGACGCGACGTTCGACCGCGTCTTCCACGTCGGTGGCATTGGCGGCTACCGCCAGCCTGCGGTGGCGCTGCTGGAGATGTCGCGCGTGGCCCGCCCCGGTACGCCGCTGGTGGTGGTGGACGAGCAGCTGGACGCGAACTTCCGGCCGTCGCTGTTCCAGCGCGCCGCCTTCCGCGCCCTCACGTTCTACACGCGCGAGGCGAGGAGCCCTCGCGCGCTGCTGCCGCTCAACGCCGAAGGCGTCATCGAGGAACAGGTGTCACCCTTCTACTACTGCCTCACGTTCCGCGTTCCGGCGCTGGAGCCGGCCGTCACGGGTTGA